One window of the Runella slithyformis DSM 19594 genome contains the following:
- a CDS encoding LytR/AlgR family response regulator transcription factor encodes MKVLIVEDEALIAEQLRRMLKDIAPQTEVLEVLHSVKTARRWFMQNPEPDLLFMDIQLSDGISFDLFNYFDIKCPIIFATAYDEYAIKAFKVNGIDYLLKPIDEEDLIRALGKFKALQKSQTMSTEVLQTLANYPSQKGRMYKEKLIVQHRNTSIPINLAEVVLFYLDQVIFVVTNDGQKYVAEQNTLDEIEDILNPGEFFRAGRRQIINQQAVESYKGDASGKLYVKLRNTHVPEVEISREKAPVFKRWIDR; translated from the coding sequence ATGAAAGTTTTGATTGTCGAGGACGAAGCCCTCATTGCCGAACAACTCCGGCGAATGCTGAAAGACATTGCCCCTCAGACCGAGGTACTGGAAGTGCTGCACAGCGTAAAAACCGCCCGGAGGTGGTTTATGCAAAATCCCGAACCGGACCTGCTTTTTATGGATATTCAGCTTTCCGATGGGATCAGTTTTGATCTGTTCAATTATTTCGACATTAAATGTCCCATCATTTTTGCGACCGCCTACGATGAATATGCCATTAAAGCATTTAAAGTCAACGGAATCGATTATTTATTAAAACCCATCGACGAAGAAGACCTCATCCGTGCCCTCGGCAAGTTTAAGGCACTTCAAAAAAGTCAGACAATGTCGACCGAGGTCCTGCAAACACTGGCCAATTACCCTTCCCAAAAGGGGCGTATGTACAAAGAGAAACTTATTGTTCAGCACCGAAATACGTCTATTCCCATCAATTTGGCCGAGGTGGTGCTGTTTTACCTCGATCAGGTCATTTTTGTGGTGACCAACGACGGTCAAAAATACGTTGCCGAACAAAATACCCTGGACGAGATCGAAGACATTCTCAATCCCGGTGAGTTTTTTCGGGCCGGACGCCGGCAGATCATCAATCAGCAGGCAGTCGAAAGCTATAAAGGCGATGCTTCCGGAAAACTGTACGTCAAACTGCGCAACACGCACGTGCCGGAAGTGGAGATCAGCCGGGAAAAAGCGCCGGTTTTCAAACGCTGGATCGACCGCTGA
- a CDS encoding globin family protein, whose amino-acid sequence MDDQQKKLVQTSFARVVPKAEYAAQLFYKRFFELAPEVESLFNSELKTQGIKLFQVISFTVCSLDNMDELLPLLQDLGRQHVKYGAEEHHYGYVGEALLWTLEKVLKEDFTPEIQQAWTDVFRVMSDTMIEAAHQQTA is encoded by the coding sequence ATGGACGATCAACAGAAAAAGCTGGTACAGACGAGTTTTGCCCGCGTTGTACCCAAAGCGGAATACGCCGCTCAATTGTTTTACAAACGCTTTTTTGAATTAGCTCCCGAAGTCGAGTCACTGTTTAACAGTGAACTTAAAACGCAGGGAATCAAACTGTTTCAGGTCATCAGCTTTACAGTGTGTTCTCTGGACAACATGGATGAATTGCTGCCTCTGTTGCAGGATCTGGGCCGGCAGCACGTAAAATACGGTGCCGAGGAGCACCATTACGGGTATGTAGGTGAGGCCTTATTATGGACCTTGGAGAAAGTACTTAAAGAAGACTTTACTCCTGAAATACAACAAGCATGGACCGATGTGTTCCGCGTCATGTCAGATACAATGATCGAGGCGGCACATCAACAAACAGCCTGA
- a CDS encoding sensor histidine kinase produces the protein MKPTPKIESTPNEIHAEKTSDKTAYANDHSEVKYQNLVSQLNPHFLFNSLATLESLIYSDRHLAVKFLSQLTRVYRYVLTTRNAKLVSLGEELSFIKDYTDLLQTRFGKGLQICIDVSGEFHHFQIVPTTLQILIENATRHNLTDPDSPLQVAIRNENRRLIVENNLQLKRTVETQRRQGLAGLRNLYAYFSESLLEIQQTEESFRIVLPLL, from the coding sequence ATGAAACCAACCCCTAAAATAGAGTCCACACCGAATGAAATACACGCTGAAAAAACGAGTGATAAAACCGCGTATGCCAACGACCATTCGGAAGTAAAGTACCAAAATTTAGTCAGCCAACTTAATCCCCATTTTTTGTTCAACAGTTTGGCCACCCTTGAAAGTTTGATCTACAGCGACCGGCATTTGGCCGTTAAGTTTCTGAGTCAGCTCACGCGCGTCTATCGGTATGTGCTTACCACCCGAAACGCTAAACTGGTCTCGCTGGGGGAAGAATTGAGTTTTATTAAAGATTACACCGATCTTCTCCAAACCCGTTTTGGAAAAGGACTCCAAATCTGCATCGACGTTTCCGGGGAGTTTCATCACTTTCAGATCGTACCCACTACGTTACAGATTTTGATCGAAAACGCCACACGGCACAATCTCACCGACCCGGACTCGCCGTTGCAGGTAGCGATCAGGAATGAGAACCGACGCCTTATTGTGGAAAACAACCTTCAGCTCAAACGTACCGTCGAAACACAGCGCCGTCAGGGCCTCGCCGGCCTGCGGAATCTATACGCTTATTTTTCGGAGAGCCTGCTTGAGATCCAACAAACAGAAGAATCCTTTCGTATCGTATTGCCATTACTTTAA